GTAATACGCAGGTATTTTAAATATAAAAATTATAAAATAACTTTTGTTAAAAATTTCACTGATATAGATGATAAAATAATAAAGAGAAGTAAAGAGTTAAATATTCCTTGGCATAAATTGGCAGCTAAATTTATAGAGGAACACAATAGAGATATGGATGAGCTCAATGTTGAAAGACCTGATATTGCCCCAAAAGCTACAGAATATATCGATGATATGATAAACATATGTAGGATTCTACTAGAAAAAGGTTTTGCATATGAAGTAGATGGTAATATATATTTTAGGGTAAAAAAATTTAAAGAATACGGTAAGCTTTCACATAGAAAACTTAAGGATATGTTAGCTGGGGCAAGGATTGAGGTAGATGAAAGAAAAGAGTTTGCCCTAGATTTTGCACTGTGGAAAAAAAGTAAGGAAGATGAGCCTTCTTTCCCCTCTCCATGGGGGGATGGTAGGCCTGGTTGGCACATTGAATGTACTGCTATGGGTGCAAAATTATTGGGGCTACCCTTTGATATACATGGTGGTGGTAAAGACCTTATATTTCCACATCATGAAAACGAGATAGCACAAACTGAGGCGTCTTTTGATAAACCTCTTGCTAATTATTGGCTACACAATGGTTTTGTAAATATTAATAAAGAGAAGATGTCAAAATCTCTAGGTAATTTTTTCTTAATAAGAGATATAACAAAAGAATTCTCCCCTGAAGTGCTTAGATTATATTTGATATCTAGTCATTACAGAAAACCTCTAGATTTTACCTTTGAATATCTTTTAAATTATGAAAAAATAGTAGAAAGATTCTATTTATTATTAAGAAAAATTGAAGATTTTAAACCTTCAAAAAAGGCTAGTCAGGATAACGTAAGTCTCAATGAAATATTTTTAGATTTTAATAAAGATTTTGATAATGCAATGGATGATGATTTTAATACACCAATAGCGCTTGTAGCTACAAATGAATTGATAAAGAATATAAATAAGCTAACAGATCAAAAATTAAACCCCCAAACATTTTCAAGTTTAAAGGAAAAATTCTATGATGCTGTAAAAAAGATAAATAATATATTAGGTATATTTTATAAACAACCAGAGGAATGGTTTGATGAGAACCTATCCATAGATAAAGAGAGATTATATAAACTTATTAATGAAAGAAATGAGGCTAGGAAACAAAAAAATTATGCATTAGCTGATAAAATCAGAGATGAGTTGTTAAACTATGGTATAAACCTTCACGATACACCAGATGGAACAAAATATACATCAAGAAAGATACACAAGTTTATCGAGAAATGAAGATTCTTGTAACAGGATCGGCTGGTTTTATTGGTTTCTGGCTCAGTAAAGCTTTGTTAGAAAAAGGTTTTTTGGTTTATGGTTTAGATAATCTAAATGAATACTACGATGTAAAATTAAAATTTAATAGATTAAATAATCTAAAAAATTACGCTAATTTTTTTTTCCAAAAAATTGACTTATCTGATTTAGCTTCATTGGACAATCTATTTAGAGAAAATAATTTTAATACCATAATAAATATAGCAGCACGAGCAGGGGTTAGATATAGTTTGTTAAATCCATATATTTATTATGAAACAAATGTTTTAGGCACACTAAATTTGCTTAATTTATCTAAAAAATACAATACTGAGCAATTTATTCAGGCTTCAACTTCTAGTGTATATTCTTATGTAAAACCACCTTTCAGTGAAAATGATAAAACTGACAAACCTATCTCACCATATGCTGCAACAAAAAAATCTGCTGAATTATTATGTTTTACTTATCACCATTTACATAAATTAAATATTACAATTTTAAGGTTTTTCACTGTTTACGGACCAAGTGGAAGACCCGATATGAGCATCTTTAATTTTATTGAACATATAAAAAATAATAGAGAGATAACCATTTTTGGGGATGGTACTCAAAAAAGGGATTTTACATATATTGAGGACATAATAGATGGTATCCTTAACTCCCTTAATCTAACTGGCTTTAATATTATAAACCTAGGAAATAATAAACCTAAAGAATTAAATTATATTATAACACTAATTGAAAACTCTTTGAATAAAAAAGCTAAAATAAAATATAAACCCTTTAATAATGCTGATATGTTTGAGACATGGGCAGATATAGAATTGGCCAAAAAAATACTAAACTGGAATCCAAAAACTAGTATAGAAAAAGGAATTGAAAAAACCGCCACATGGCATATGGAGAATGATGATTTTTTGAGAAAACTAACCTTACCATGAGAAAAAAACTCTTATTTATCCTTTTAAATATTTTAATACCCCTTAATTTAATTGCCACAACCTTTAAAGTAGCCACTTATAATGTAGAGAACTTGTTTGACCTTTATTATAATAATAGAGAATACCCTGAATATATCCCCTTTACTGGCTTTAGATGGAATGAAGACACTTTCCATAAAAAAATAAATAATATAGCAAAGGTATTATGTGATTTGGATGCAGATATTGTAGCTTTACAAGAAATTGAATCACCCTATGTATTAAATACATTAGTAAAAAAAATAAATGAAAAGGGATGCAAAAATTATAAATATAAGTCAATTGTTGATGATAATTATAAAATACCTATAAGAAGTGCTATTTTATCAACTTTTCCTATTGTAGAAAGCAGTGATATCAATATAGAGGGAGACTATAGAGATATATTAAAGGTCACTGTAAAAATAAATGATGCAAAATTATTAATATATGTCAATCACTGGCCTTCTAAGAGATATCCTGAAAGCCATAGGGTTTATACTGCAAGAAAACTCCTTGAGGATTTAAAAAATTTAAAGAAAGGGACTGATTATATAATTTTAGGTGATTTTAATTCTAATTATAATGAATATTTAACATTTAGATATAACAGACTTTTCAATAAATTAAACAATACAAAGGGCATAACAGGGATTAATCATATTCTAAAGACAGTAGAAGGCGGACAATTAGTGGATAAATTTTTTATAATTAACAGAGACTATCCCTTTTATCATTACAATCTGTGGCTAGAATTACCTAAACATGAAAGATATTCCTACATATTTAGAAACAGAAAAGAAACACCTGATAATATTATTTTATCACCCTACTTGTTTGATAATAAAAGTATCTCTTACATAGATAGATCTTTTAATGTTTTTAAAAAAAGTTATCTATTTAAAGATAGTGAGATTTTTAGATGGCAAAGGGCAAAATCAGGAAAGGCATGGCATTTAGGAAAGGGTTATTCAGATCATTTACCTATTTATGCAAATTTTAATGATAAACCCTTTAAACTAAAGCAGGACTTTAATGATATTAAAACCACAAATATTAAAGATCTCTATAAAATAAAAAAAGCTGAATTTAAAGCTATATTAAAAGATTGTGTAATAATATATAAAAATAATTATAGTTGTATTTTAAAAAGAAAAAATGATAGAGCTATATACTGTTATAAATGCTTAGATAGATTTGGTTTAAACGGTATCTACGATATACTTATACATAAACTAAAAAATTTTCATGGATTAACAGAGATTGTTTCAGCAACAGTTATTAATTATAAAGGCAAAGAAAAAAAGATTAGTGATTATTATTTAAAGTGTAATAAGGAAACAGATTTTAATGCAAATATCAATGAGGTTTGTTCAAAGGTAGTTGGTTTATATAAAGATGGATATCTATATATAGGTGAGAAAAAGATTAAATTATATACTAAAAAACATATAAAATTGAAAAATAATAAAAAAATACTGTTAAAAAAAGTTAGAATATCCT
The Deferribacterota bacterium DNA segment above includes these coding regions:
- the cysS gene encoding cysteine--tRNA ligase encodes the protein MIKLYNTLTEKKEEFIPINPNEVKMYVCGVTVYDYCHIGHARSAVIFDVIRRYFKYKNYKITFVKNFTDIDDKIIKRSKELNIPWHKLAAKFIEEHNRDMDELNVERPDIAPKATEYIDDMINICRILLEKGFAYEVDGNIYFRVKKFKEYGKLSHRKLKDMLAGARIEVDERKEFALDFALWKKSKEDEPSFPSPWGDGRPGWHIECTAMGAKLLGLPFDIHGGGKDLIFPHHENEIAQTEASFDKPLANYWLHNGFVNINKEKMSKSLGNFFLIRDITKEFSPEVLRLYLISSHYRKPLDFTFEYLLNYEKIVERFYLLLRKIEDFKPSKKASQDNVSLNEIFLDFNKDFDNAMDDDFNTPIALVATNELIKNINKLTDQKLNPQTFSSLKEKFYDAVKKINNILGIFYKQPEEWFDENLSIDKERLYKLINERNEARKQKNYALADKIRDELLNYGINLHDTPDGTKYTSRKIHKFIEK
- a CDS encoding GDP-mannose 4,6-dehydratase, yielding MKILVTGSAGFIGFWLSKALLEKGFLVYGLDNLNEYYDVKLKFNRLNNLKNYANFFFQKIDLSDLASLDNLFRENNFNTIINIAARAGVRYSLLNPYIYYETNVLGTLNLLNLSKKYNTEQFIQASTSSVYSYVKPPFSENDKTDKPISPYAATKKSAELLCFTYHHLHKLNITILRFFTVYGPSGRPDMSIFNFIEHIKNNREITIFGDGTQKRDFTYIEDIIDGILNSLNLTGFNIINLGNNKPKELNYIITLIENSLNKKAKIKYKPFNNADMFETWADIELAKKILNWNPKTSIEKGIEKTATWHMENDDFLRKLTLP
- a CDS encoding endonuclease, producing MRKKLLFILLNILIPLNLIATTFKVATYNVENLFDLYYNNREYPEYIPFTGFRWNEDTFHKKINNIAKVLCDLDADIVALQEIESPYVLNTLVKKINEKGCKNYKYKSIVDDNYKIPIRSAILSTFPIVESSDINIEGDYRDILKVTVKINDAKLLIYVNHWPSKRYPESHRVYTARKLLEDLKNLKKGTDYIILGDFNSNYNEYLTFRYNRLFNKLNNTKGITGINHILKTVEGGQLVDKFFIINRDYPFYHYNLWLELPKHERYSYIFRNRKETPDNIILSPYLFDNKSISYIDRSFNVFKKSYLFKDSEIFRWQRAKSGKAWHLGKGYSDHLPIYANFNDKPFKLKQDFNDIKTTNIKDLYKIKKAEFKAILKDCVIIYKNNYSCILKRKNDRAIYCYKCLDRFGLNGIYDILIHKLKNFHGLTEIVSATVINYKGKEKKISDYYLKCNKETDFNANINEVCSKVVGLYKDGYLYIGEKKIKLYTKKHIKLKNNKKILLKKVRIS